From Draconibacterium halophilum, one genomic window encodes:
- a CDS encoding 2-oxo acid dehydrogenase subunit E2, whose translation MKKEIKIPEIAENIETAVVAGILVSEGDEVNEDQSLVELETDKATTDLPAPVAGIIDEIKVKEGDEVKVDQVIMIIETKSDKKEKDKEEEEETKDKKETKETESDTSETNEDVDEEQESESEEESDDNKKDLSDIPASPSVRRLARELDLDLTKITGTGPGKRITAEDVKSANETEGKTEKKQTVELPDFSKWGNTSNEDMTTIRKITAKNVSQSWSTVPHVTQFDEADITDIEMFRKENSSKFEKQGKKLTLTAILLKIAGFALQKFPRFNASLDTENDKIIYKHYFNIGIAADTPQGLLVPVVQDVNQKSLLQLAGEIGELAEKAREKKLGPEEMQGGNFTISNLGGIGGTNFTPIVLPPQVAILGVSSASFKPVYFDEHQPKKRLILPLSLSYDHRVIDGADGARFLRWICEVLENPYNILQ comes from the coding sequence ATGAAAAAAGAAATAAAAATACCGGAAATTGCAGAGAATATTGAAACAGCGGTTGTGGCAGGAATATTGGTTTCTGAAGGCGACGAGGTAAACGAAGATCAGTCGTTGGTGGAATTGGAAACTGATAAAGCAACAACCGATCTGCCCGCTCCCGTTGCAGGCATAATCGATGAAATAAAGGTAAAAGAAGGCGACGAAGTGAAAGTGGATCAGGTTATCATGATCATTGAAACAAAGTCCGACAAAAAAGAGAAAGACAAAGAAGAAGAAGAGGAAACAAAAGATAAGAAAGAAACAAAAGAGACAGAAAGCGATACTTCCGAAACCAACGAAGACGTGGACGAAGAGCAAGAAAGTGAATCTGAAGAAGAATCAGATGACAATAAAAAAGATTTAAGCGATATACCTGCATCACCCTCGGTTCGCCGGCTTGCACGTGAGCTCGATCTGGATCTTACAAAAATAACCGGAACAGGGCCGGGAAAACGGATTACAGCTGAGGATGTAAAATCAGCTAACGAAACGGAAGGCAAAACAGAAAAGAAACAGACTGTTGAATTACCCGATTTTTCAAAGTGGGGAAACACAAGTAATGAGGACATGACTACGATCCGGAAAATCACAGCAAAAAATGTGAGCCAATCGTGGAGCACCGTCCCACATGTTACACAATTCGATGAAGCTGATATTACCGATATCGAGATGTTCAGAAAAGAAAATTCTTCGAAATTTGAAAAACAGGGGAAAAAGCTAACACTAACAGCTATTTTACTAAAAATAGCTGGCTTTGCCTTGCAAAAATTTCCGAGATTTAATGCCAGCCTCGATACGGAAAACGACAAAATTATATACAAGCATTATTTTAACATTGGTATTGCAGCGGACACACCACAGGGATTGCTCGTCCCGGTTGTTCAGGATGTGAACCAAAAATCGCTGTTGCAACTTGCAGGCGAAATTGGCGAACTGGCCGAAAAAGCACGCGAGAAAAAACTGGGACCCGAGGAAATGCAGGGAGGAAATTTTACCATTTCGAATTTGGGAGGTATTGGCGGCACTAACTTTACTCCTATTGTACTACCTCCACAAGTGGCTATTCTTGGTGTTTCAAGCGCCTCATTCAAACCTGTTTATTTTGATGAACATCAGCCAAAAAAACGATTAATCCTGCCTCTTTCACTGTCTTATGACCATCGGGTTATTGATGGAGCGGATGGCGCACGCTTCTTGCGATGGATATGCGAAGTGCTGGAAAATCCGTATAACATTTTACAATAA
- the lpdA gene encoding dihydrolipoyl dehydrogenase, which yields MSKTEKHQLVIIGAGPGGYRAAFMAADLGLKVTLIDPEINPGGVCLYRGCIPTKALLHLAKIKADAESAGDMGIHFDKVHIKIDKIREWKNEVVKKLTSGLGQLVKARKINYIRGKAKFLDDNRIEITDDDSNKKQIIFENAIISTGASPVTLPNINTSDSRIMHSAESLNLEDMPNKLLVIGGSYIGLEMSSIYHALGSQVTLVELTKDLMPGTDSDLVKEYKKASKHTFQQLLLQTKVKNIKAKKDSLEVEMENEQGENDKKTFDKILVAIGQKPNTTEIGLENTGIKTNEKGFIQVNEKQQTAQKNIYAIGDVTGPPLLAHKASYEGKVAAEVISGKKAVNDAKALPSVIYTEPEIATCGLTEKEAKDKGISFKVEKFNWSASGRAVAMNAEKGFTKLLIDSNNGRILGAGIVGKNAGDLIAELVLAIEMGATAEDLALTIHPHPTLSETIMEAAEMFYGTPAHTFVKSKQQK from the coding sequence ATGAGCAAAACAGAAAAACATCAATTGGTAATTATCGGAGCCGGGCCGGGTGGATATCGTGCGGCGTTTATGGCTGCCGACCTCGGGCTTAAAGTTACACTTATCGATCCCGAAATTAATCCTGGCGGAGTGTGCCTGTATCGCGGATGTATACCTACAAAGGCATTGTTACATCTTGCCAAAATAAAGGCAGATGCTGAAAGTGCCGGAGATATGGGAATTCATTTTGATAAAGTACATATAAAGATTGACAAAATAAGAGAATGGAAAAACGAAGTGGTAAAAAAACTCACCTCAGGATTGGGACAATTGGTAAAAGCACGAAAAATTAACTACATCCGCGGGAAAGCAAAATTTCTGGACGATAATCGTATTGAAATTACAGACGATGATTCAAATAAAAAACAGATTATTTTCGAAAATGCCATTATTTCAACGGGGGCAAGTCCGGTAACTTTACCCAACATCAACACCAGTGATTCACGCATTATGCATTCAGCAGAATCTCTAAATCTGGAAGATATGCCCAACAAGCTCCTGGTAATCGGTGGGAGTTATATCGGCCTCGAAATGTCGAGTATTTACCATGCCTTGGGCTCGCAGGTTACTTTGGTTGAGCTTACCAAGGATTTGATGCCGGGAACAGACAGCGACCTGGTTAAAGAATACAAAAAAGCCAGCAAGCATACATTTCAGCAATTACTGCTCCAAACCAAAGTAAAAAATATCAAGGCAAAAAAGGATAGTCTTGAAGTTGAAATGGAAAATGAGCAGGGAGAGAACGACAAAAAGACTTTTGATAAAATACTTGTTGCCATAGGCCAGAAGCCAAATACGACAGAAATTGGTCTTGAAAACACCGGAATAAAAACAAACGAAAAGGGGTTTATTCAGGTAAACGAAAAACAACAAACTGCACAAAAAAATATTTATGCGATAGGCGATGTAACAGGGCCTCCTCTGCTGGCACATAAAGCGAGCTACGAAGGAAAAGTAGCTGCTGAAGTAATTTCCGGCAAAAAAGCTGTAAATGACGCCAAGGCTCTACCCTCTGTAATCTATACAGAGCCGGAAATAGCCACCTGCGGACTTACCGAAAAGGAAGCAAAAGATAAAGGGATCTCCTTTAAAGTGGAGAAATTCAACTGGTCAGCCTCAGGGCGGGCAGTTGCTATGAATGCTGAAAAAGGATTTACAAAATTGCTGATTGATTCCAACAACGGGCGCATTTTAGGTGCGGGAATTGTTGGTAAAAACGCCGGCGATTTAATTGCCGAGCTTGTATTGGCTATCGAGATGGGGGCAACAGCCGAAGATTTAGCGCTTACAATTCATCCGCATCCAACGCTTTCAGAAACCATTATGGAAGCCGCCGAAATGTTCTACGGAACTCCGGCTCATACATTTGTAAAATCAAAACAACAAAAATAA
- a CDS encoding SDR family NAD(P)-dependent oxidoreductase yields MKILITGTSSGLGFGLAKYYLIQNHTVYGISRRSNTELNSFDNFAFLSQDISDFDDLRNNLAEFLRETDKFDLVILNAGMLNDIKDMKETSLEEIKKVMDVNVWSNKIIIDTLFTELEDISRIVAISSGASVSGARGWNAYSLSKATLNMLISLYANEQPQTHFCALAPGLIDTGMQEYLSGLHDTMDFPTVERLKKARSSGEMPTIEEAAKTNAEAIEKLKSYDTGSFVDVRKI; encoded by the coding sequence ATGAAAATATTGATTACCGGAACCAGTTCTGGATTGGGCTTTGGATTGGCCAAATATTATTTAATACAAAATCATACCGTTTATGGCATCAGCCGGCGTTCGAATACCGAATTGAATAGTTTCGATAACTTCGCCTTCCTGTCACAAGACATTTCTGATTTTGATGATTTAAGAAATAACCTTGCTGAGTTTTTAAGGGAGACAGATAAGTTTGATCTTGTGATCTTAAATGCAGGAATGCTGAATGACATTAAAGACATGAAAGAAACCAGCCTGGAAGAAATTAAAAAAGTGATGGATGTAAATGTCTGGTCGAATAAGATCATTATTGACACCCTTTTTACTGAATTGGAAGATATCAGCCGGATAGTCGCCATTTCGTCCGGGGCATCGGTAAGCGGTGCACGGGGATGGAATGCCTATTCCCTTTCGAAAGCCACTTTAAATATGCTGATAAGTTTGTACGCGAATGAACAACCACAAACGCATTTTTGTGCACTGGCTCCCGGTCTTATCGACACAGGCATGCAGGAATACCTTTCGGGCTTGCACGATACAATGGATTTTCCAACAGTAGAACGCCTGAAAAAAGCGCGTTCGTCGGGCGAAATGCCTACAATTGAGGAAGCCGCAAAAACCAATGCGGAAGCCATTGAAAAATTAAAAAGTTACGATACTGGTTCTTTTGTTGATGTTAGAAAAATTTGA
- a CDS encoding OmpA family protein, producing MKRVLLFLFAFVPMLIFAQKECVYFKKMVKLETEKTNLNTTQSDFGPGFVGNELWYSAYTDEEIEKLNSGSEKEIYYNLYSTPIDSKGNVKTGKNVQLASASEGYHAGPVSYCEATGELFVTLSNFENPEVRNKVYQKANIRLKIIIAKKVNGEWQKTGELPFNDPTYSVGHPSITASGDTLYFVSNIPDKGLGGTDIYMSVRTNGTWGEMQNLGEAVNTEQNEMFPFIYKGKFLIFASNGRGSGDDLDLYNVGLFGDNITGVAELSELNSEGDDFGFVIHPDEEVGYYCSNKDGGMGSDDIYKVLLEKQGSYDLELVVMNKKTMEAVDDAKITFGGVAQMIAGVVFKKELEKDKTYLVATNIDGYMNDSKTISTVGKPFGVIRDTLWIEKVEVGQKFVMENIYYDFDKWDILPASEVELDKLVKVMKDNPDWKVELGSHTDSRGNDAYNKTLSQKRSDSAVSYIVSKGIDADRITAMGYGETQLVNKCDDGVPCSKAEHRKNRRTEFKILEMNGN from the coding sequence ATGAAAAGAGTATTACTTTTTCTTTTTGCATTTGTTCCTATGTTAATCTTTGCTCAAAAGGAATGTGTTTATTTTAAAAAAATGGTCAAACTCGAAACGGAAAAGACCAACCTCAATACCACGCAAAGTGATTTTGGTCCTGGCTTCGTCGGAAATGAACTTTGGTATTCCGCCTATACCGATGAAGAGATTGAAAAATTAAATAGTGGTTCTGAAAAGGAAATCTATTATAATTTGTATTCCACTCCAATTGATTCAAAAGGAAATGTAAAAACAGGCAAAAACGTTCAGCTTGCTTCTGCTAGCGAAGGTTATCATGCCGGACCGGTATCGTACTGCGAAGCAACCGGAGAGCTTTTTGTCACCTTAAGTAATTTCGAAAATCCGGAGGTGCGCAATAAAGTTTATCAAAAAGCGAATATTCGCTTAAAAATTATCATCGCTAAAAAAGTGAATGGCGAGTGGCAAAAAACAGGAGAATTGCCATTTAACGATCCAACCTATTCTGTTGGTCATCCAAGTATAACTGCTTCGGGAGATACTTTGTATTTTGTTTCAAACATACCAGACAAAGGCCTGGGCGGAACTGATATTTATATGTCGGTTCGTACAAACGGAACCTGGGGCGAAATGCAGAACCTGGGTGAAGCTGTAAATACTGAACAAAACGAAATGTTCCCATTTATTTATAAAGGCAAATTTTTAATTTTTGCATCGAATGGAAGAGGTTCGGGCGATGATCTTGACCTTTATAATGTTGGATTGTTTGGCGATAACATTACCGGTGTTGCAGAGCTAAGTGAACTGAACTCTGAAGGAGATGATTTTGGTTTTGTTATTCATCCCGATGAGGAAGTTGGTTACTATTGCTCGAACAAAGACGGAGGAATGGGTAGCGACGATATTTATAAAGTATTGCTTGAAAAACAAGGTTCATACGATCTTGAACTGGTTGTTATGAATAAGAAAACGATGGAAGCAGTAGATGATGCAAAAATCACTTTTGGTGGAGTTGCTCAAATGATTGCAGGAGTCGTATTTAAGAAAGAACTGGAGAAAGATAAAACATATTTAGTGGCAACCAATATTGATGGTTACATGAACGATTCGAAAACTATTTCAACTGTGGGAAAACCGTTCGGTGTTATTCGCGATACGTTGTGGATTGAAAAAGTAGAGGTAGGCCAGAAATTTGTAATGGAGAATATTTATTATGACTTTGATAAATGGGATATTTTGCCGGCATCAGAAGTTGAATTGGATAAACTGGTAAAAGTAATGAAAGATAATCCCGATTGGAAAGTGGAGCTTGGTTCGCACACCGACAGTCGTGGTAACGATGCTTACAACAAAACACTTAGTCAGAAACGTTCAGATTCTGCTGTAAGTTATATTGTTAGCAAAGGAATAGATGCGGATAGAATTACGGCCATGGGATATGGCGAAACTCAGTTGGTTAATAAATGCGACGATGGCGTTCCGTGTTCAAAAGCTGAACATCGTAAAAACCGTAGAACTGAATTTAAGATTCTTGAAATGAATGGAAATTAG
- the rlmD gene encoding 23S rRNA (uracil(1939)-C(5))-methyltransferase RlmD, which translates to MGRRKRNKPFYENVTIEDIGSEGKAVARVGDVVVFTKLAVPGDVVDLQVTKKRKRYQEALVKEFKTYSEDRAEAFCKHFGVCGGCKWQILPYEKQLYYKQKQVQDQLSRIGKMDMPEILPIRGSEKNTFYRNKMEFTFSNKRWLSFEEIERDEEIKDPNALGFHVPGLFDKIVNIQKCWLQDDPSNQIRNFIYNYALSAKLPFFDIREQSGFLRTLIIRTTSTGELMVIVSFFYEDQPAREQLLEAVKNEFPDITSLLYVINSKGNDTITDQEIKVFAGRDYILEEMEGLKFKIGPKSFYQTNSDQAYELYQVTRNFAELTGNETVYDLYTGTGTIANFVAKNAKKVVGIEYVPEAIEDAKLNSELNNIGNTSFFAGDMKDVLNETFINEHGSPEVVITDPPRAGMHADVVETILKMEPQKIVYVSCNPATQARDLAMFDSLYQIEKIQPVDMFPHTHHVENVVLLSKRLD; encoded by the coding sequence GTGGGAAGAAGAAAAAGAAATAAGCCATTTTACGAGAATGTAACGATTGAAGATATTGGGTCTGAAGGAAAAGCTGTTGCACGTGTTGGCGATGTAGTGGTTTTTACCAAACTGGCCGTTCCAGGAGACGTGGTTGACTTGCAGGTAACAAAGAAAAGAAAGCGTTACCAGGAAGCCTTAGTAAAAGAGTTTAAAACTTACAGCGAAGATAGAGCCGAAGCTTTCTGTAAGCATTTTGGAGTATGCGGTGGATGCAAGTGGCAAATTCTGCCATACGAAAAGCAATTGTATTACAAGCAAAAGCAAGTGCAGGATCAACTTTCAAGGATTGGGAAGATGGATATGCCGGAAATATTGCCAATTCGTGGTTCTGAAAAGAATACTTTTTACCGGAATAAAATGGAGTTCACTTTCTCTAACAAACGCTGGTTAAGTTTTGAGGAGATAGAACGCGATGAGGAAATAAAGGACCCGAACGCGCTTGGTTTTCATGTTCCCGGATTGTTTGACAAAATCGTAAATATTCAAAAATGCTGGTTGCAAGACGATCCGTCGAACCAAATTCGTAACTTTATTTATAACTATGCGCTGAGTGCAAAACTTCCTTTTTTCGATATTCGTGAACAGAGTGGTTTCTTGAGAACATTGATTATCAGAACAACCTCAACAGGGGAATTAATGGTTATTGTAAGTTTCTTTTACGAAGACCAACCGGCACGCGAACAGCTTTTGGAAGCCGTTAAAAATGAATTCCCCGATATCACTTCGTTGCTATATGTAATTAACTCGAAAGGAAACGATACCATTACTGATCAGGAAATTAAAGTATTTGCAGGACGTGATTATATACTAGAAGAAATGGAGGGCTTAAAGTTTAAAATAGGGCCTAAAAGCTTTTATCAAACCAATTCTGATCAAGCGTATGAATTGTATCAAGTAACCCGAAATTTCGCTGAGCTTACAGGGAATGAAACTGTTTACGACCTTTATACCGGAACCGGAACTATTGCAAACTTTGTGGCAAAAAACGCTAAAAAGGTAGTGGGTATTGAATATGTGCCTGAAGCGATTGAGGATGCTAAACTAAATTCGGAATTGAATAATATTGGGAACACATCTTTTTTTGCCGGAGATATGAAAGATGTACTTAACGAAACTTTTATAAACGAACATGGTAGCCCGGAGGTGGTAATTACAGATCCGCCACGGGCAGGAATGCATGCCGATGTTGTGGAGACCATTTTAAAGATGGAGCCGCAAAAAATTGTTTACGTAAGTTGTAATCCTGCTACTCAGGCACGCGACCTTGCAATGTTCGATTCGTTGTACCAAATTGAGAAAATTCAGCCCGTTGATATGTTTCCCCATACACATCATGTCGAAAATGTGGTACTGCTCAGTAAAAGGCTTGATTAA
- a CDS encoding helix-turn-helix domain-containing protein, protein MKTKILKTEEEYNKACERIYSLINASENAVEPNSPEGEEMELLSLLVEKYELENHQMDAPSPIEAIKFRMEQMNLKQADVAPLFGGKTRVSEVLNGKRNLTLKMITLLNRYLGIPLESLMSGNKEIKLADDKKQKLLHISSIREYLSSGRAAVI, encoded by the coding sequence ATGAAGACTAAAATTTTAAAAACAGAAGAAGAATATAACAAAGCATGTGAAAGAATATATTCACTTATAAATGCTTCTGAGAATGCAGTTGAACCCAACAGTCCCGAAGGTGAAGAAATGGAGTTGCTTTCATTGTTGGTTGAGAAATACGAGCTGGAAAATCATCAGATGGACGCTCCATCGCCAATAGAAGCTATTAAGTTCAGAATGGAACAAATGAACTTGAAACAGGCTGATGTAGCTCCACTTTTTGGAGGGAAAACAAGAGTCTCTGAAGTATTAAATGGAAAACGAAATTTAACGCTGAAGATGATAACCTTATTGAATAGATACCTTGGTATTCCTTTGGAATCTTTAATGAGCGGGAATAAAGAAATCAAGTTGGCTGATGATAAGAAGCAAAAATTACTGCATATATCTTCCATTAGGGAATATTTGAGCTCAGGAAGAGCGGCAGTAATTTAA
- a CDS encoding type II toxin-antitoxin system HigB family toxin — MRIIKEKTLTDYCKSSKYKNAEESLKAWIYEVKFSVWDNASELKAKYRNASIISSKRVVFNIKGNDYRLIVDIEYKLKIVFIVWFGSHKEYDKIDAKTVSYED; from the coding sequence ATGAGAATTATCAAAGAAAAAACTCTGACGGATTATTGCAAATCAAGTAAATACAAAAATGCGGAAGAATCTTTGAAGGCATGGATTTACGAGGTTAAATTTTCTGTTTGGGATAATGCAAGTGAGCTAAAGGCGAAATATAGGAACGCCAGCATTATAAGTTCAAAGCGGGTTGTGTTTAATATAAAAGGAAATGATTATAGGTTGATTGTGGATATTGAATATAAACTCAAGATTGTTTTTATTGTGTGGTTTGGCTCTCATAAGGAATACGATAAAATTGATGCAAAAACAGTAAGTTATGAAGACTAA